DNA from Asanoa sp. WMMD1127:
GGCGGCGTCGCTCGCGGCCGGCCTGTGGCTGGCGGACCGGGCGGTGCCCCGGCCGGCCGGCGCGGGTGTCCGGACCGCCCGCCTCGTCCCGCGCCGCACCCTCGACCTGGTGCCGGCCGGTCCGGCGGCCGGCGTGGTGCTACTGACCGTCGCCCTCGGCGGCCTGCTCGGTGTCACCGGGCCGGCGTCGACGGCGCACACCCGGTCGACGGTCATGCCCAACAACCCGCTCGACGGCCGGCACATCGGCTGCGTCTCGGGCGGCGTCGGGCAGCAGGGACCGTGGCCTGGTTGGTTCTACGCGATCACGATCGGCGCCACGCTGGCTCTGGTCGCGGCCGGCACGGTGGTGGTGCTGCGCCGGCTGGTCACCCGACCGGTCGACGACGCGGACCGCCGGGCGACGGCGAACGGCGTCGTGTCGGCGCTCGGGGTGCTGACCGCGGTGACCCTGGGCGGCTGCGCCTATTTCACCCATTCGATCCTGGGCCAGCCGGGCGTCTGCGAGAGCCCGGTGGCGACGTCCACCCGCCCGTGGCTGCTCGCCCCGATGCTCGTGGCGCTAGCCGCCGGCGGCTACTACGCGGTCCGTCTGGTCCGTCCACCGTCCAACCCGGAGGCCCGCCGCGTCGGCGCGGTCGTCGCGGCCCGATGACCGCCGAGCCGCTGATCACCGTCGACCCGGCCGCGCCGGTGCCGCCCTACGTGCAGATCCGCGACCAGATCGCCGACCTGGTCAGCACCGGTGGACTGACCGCGGGCACCCGCCTGCCGCCGGTGCGCCAGCTGGCGGCCGACCTGGGCCTGGCCGCCGGCACCGTGGCCCGCGCCTACCAGGAGCTGGAGGCCACCGGCCACCTGGAAACCCGCCGCGGCGGTGGCACCCGGGTGGCCGCCCAGGCCGGCGATCGCCGGGACGCCGTGCTCCGGCAACACGCCGCGGACTTCGCCGCCATCATGCGCCGCCTCGGCGTGCCACTCGACGAGGCCTTGACGGCCGTCACCGACGCCTTCGCCGACTCGACCGCGACCGCCGGGCTACCGGGCCGGCGGCCGTCCTGATCGAAGGGGACCGCCGGACCACGGGGCGTCCCGCTCGGACGAGACCGCCGGACCACGGGACGTCCCGCTCGAAGGAGACCGCCGGACCACCGGGCGGCCGACCGTCCTGATCGGAACCGACGGCGGACGCCGAGCTCTGGCGGGAGCGGCGGTCGTGCCCACGACGGGCCCGAGCAATGAAAATCGCCCGTCACCCTCGAACGGAGGGTGACGGGCGATTCTTGGCGCTGAGGGTCAGCTCTCCTCGCGGAGGTTCTTGACCACCTTGGGGTCGACCGGGACGCCCGGGCCCATCGTGGTGGTGAAGGTGACCTTCTTGAGGTAGGTGCCCTTGGCCGCGGACGGCTTGGCCCGGAGGACCTCGTCGAGCACG
Protein-coding regions in this window:
- a CDS encoding GntR family transcriptional regulator, producing MTAEPLITVDPAAPVPPYVQIRDQIADLVSTGGLTAGTRLPPVRQLAADLGLAAGTVARAYQELEATGHLETRRGGGTRVAAQAGDRRDAVLRQHAADFAAIMRRLGVPLDEALTAVTDAFADSTATAGLPGRRPS